The proteins below are encoded in one region of Odocoileus virginianus isolate 20LAN1187 ecotype Illinois chromosome 34, Ovbor_1.2, whole genome shotgun sequence:
- the DYNLT1 gene encoding dynein light chain Tctex-type 1 has translation MEDYQAAEETAFVVDEVSNIVKEAIESAIGGNAYQHSKVNQWTTNVVEQTLSQLTKLGKPFKYIVTCVIMQKNGAGLHTASSCFWDSSTDGSCTVRWENKTMYCIVSAFGLSI, from the exons ATGGAAGACTACCAGGCCGCCGAGGAG ACTGCTTTTGTTGTTGATGAAGTGAGCAACATCGTAAAAGAG GCCATAGAGAGTGCCATCGGGGGCAACGCCTATCAGCACAGCAAAGTCAATCAGTGGACCACAAACGTAGTGGAACAGACCTTAAGCCAACTCACCAAGCTGGGGAAACCATTTAAGTACATCG TGACCTGTGTGATCATGCAGAAGAACGGCGCGGGCCTGCACACGGCAAGCTCCTGCTTCTGGGACAGCTCCACCGACG GGAGCTGCACCGTGCGATGGGAGAACAAGACCATGTACTGCATTGTCAGCGCCTTCGGACTGTCTATCTGa